The sequence TAAGCCACACTGGCGGCGCATCCTTTGGGTAAATTTCCCAATTCGTCGGCACATTCCACACCTCACCGAAGTTGGGTGGTATTACTATTGCCGCATATATTGATGCACCTATTAGGATTATAAACAATGCTAGGGATACCTTACCCAGCGTTGTGGATAAGTAGCCGTGAGCGAATTCACTTAGGGACATTCCCATTATCCTAACTTGTGATGACTTAGCCATCATTAACCACCTGCGCTTTCCCTTATCCTTGGATCAAGCACATAGTAGAGTATCTCAAGTATGAATACTAGGATTATGTAAAGTAACGTAGACATGTAGGTTACGGCTAATATAACCGGCATGTCTGGTGATGGTACACCAACTATGGCTATGTTAAGGACATAACCCAATCCCCACCAATGGAAAACCGCTTCAGTAAGCAGGAATCCGCCGAAGAGCACGAATGGTATTGTTATGAATATGCTAGTCAATATCTGCGGCATTGCAGGCCTCATAATATACCTATTAACTATGTGACCTTGTGGAAGACCCTTAACCTTAGCGAAGAACACGTAATCCTCCCTAGCTATATTGAGGACTATTGACCTAGCGAAATATGCCCAACCACCAACATTAACTACTAGTACAGTAACCATGGGTAATACCATGTGGTAAAGTAAATCAATGAGTATTGACGGGGTTACTAATGCCTTAAATGGATTATAAAGCCACATGTTGTAGTATTGGCTACTCACAATACCTCCATAAGGGAATGTTATTGGGGAGTGCATTAGTCTTAAATCCACCGCGAAAACCAGTATCATTAATATACCAACCCACCATTGTGGAATACCATTATCCACAGCACCGTAGTAGGTTACAGCCCTATCGTAAAGAGTGCCATACTTTAAGGCGGCCCTTAAGCCAAGCCATATGCCAATAACGGCACTAAGCATTATACCTAAGGTATCAAGAATCACTGTCCCAGGTAGCGCCGACATTATTATTGATACAACCCTACCTGAGGGTACACCATAGGAATTGGGGAAGTAAGAGAAGCCCCAGTTAAAGGACAGTATATTGTAAAGTATGAAGAACACCCTCAGGAAGACAGGTTGATTTAAACCATAAGCAGTTTCCAATTGGCTAATGAGCTTCTGCCTTAATTGATCAGCCTGAGCAGGCGTCATAGGGTGATGGAGCATTAAGGCTGCAACCTGTTCACTGGCTTCTCTTTCAATATTACTCTTAAGTATTTGCGACGCTGGACCAGATAAAACAGCTGCAATTACTATGAGAACCACGAGTAGTACAATAACTAGGTTAATTAGCCTTATCGTTAAGGCCCTGAGTAAACCCATACTCATTGCCCCTTGGTGCACTTATTAATAAGCTTTACCACGCATAAGTCATATATTTTAATTTTTACAAAACATTATTATCTAAATTTTATTTTAAATATTAGTGATTAGGCGATTAAGAGCTTACAATTATGGTAGTCTGATACTGCGCTGGTATTGCCACTATACTTGTGTAGTATAATACCCATAGTGAGTATGTTCCTGGTGTTAGTGTGCTTGTTACGCTTGCCGGTATTGTAAACGTTATCGTGCCAGCTGTTCCGCTTACAGTACCATTATACTCCCCTGAGAACACCACTACACCACTTGGTGATACTAAGTAAACGTAGGCCTCAGGTATACCTGCTGGGTCGTATGTTGTTATTGTAAATGTTGCCGGTTGCCCGACAGTCATATTGCTTGGTGTAACCAAAATAACGCTAGGTACTAGGTTTCCTCCTGGTGGCATTGTGGTTACGCCTAGTTTAGCATATATTTGATTGAACCAGTAGGTGTAGTTGTATGGGTAGCCGCTCCACTTTACTAGTGTTGCTGACTGTGGTGATACCGTTACAATATTCTTCAGTATGTATGGGCCATTACTTATGAATAAGTTACCGTAGGTGTTATAGAAGTTTAAGGCATCCTCATAAGCCTTAATGGCTGTTGCAGTGGCGTTAGGGCCTAGGAAGTTGTAACCATTAATAATAGCCCATGAGCCATTATCCCAAATGTAACCAGTCTTAGTCCAATTCTCAAGCACACCAGCTAAGTAGGCGTTAACACTTGGACTCCTTAAATCAAGCTGAGGAATCTTAAGTGACTCAGACTCACCAGTTGAGAAGGCGTACTTACCTTGTGCATAGGCGTAAAGTTGAACAGCCTGAATTGGCCATGGATTAGCGAATGTTGGGAATCCTGGGGCATAGAATGATGCAACAAATGCCGGTATTGGGAACCAGTAATTACCATAAACCACCACGGTACCGTTGGGGAAGAATTGTAAGCCGGCTATTGCTGGGATTTCTGATGATAATGCTGAACCAATATCACTGGCTGCAGCTTGATTGGGACCTAGATCTGGTGCCCCAGTGGTTGTTGTTGCGTATAGGTCGAACCAAGTGTAGTAGTAGAATATGACGTCAGCCATGCTTATTGGTTGACCATCCTGCCAATACTGCCCTAACCAAGTACCATTGAAGTAGAAGCGTACAACATCCTTAGCGTAGTGGCCTGAACCAACATTAACCCACTTCCTAAGCGTGGCATTCCAGACCACTGCATTGGCTGGTACTGGGAATACTGCTGAACCATTTGGACTCATCTCAACACTCCAAGAACCCCTAAGTGGCATTGGTAAGCCATTGAACGGGTTATAGTAGTAGAATGGGTCACCGATCCAGCCTTGAATAACATCAACATCATATACCCAAACCTGTATATACCAATTATAAGTATTCCAGTCCTGCACTGTAACATGACGCATACCAACCTTAAGCGTGTCAGGATGCAGTGTTGAGTAGGCGAATTTAACGCCAAGAGGCCACTCTAGGCCGAAGACACTGGGCATGTAGTTCTGCACTGATGATAATGCTGGGTATGGGAACCTATTGGCTACTTGCCAAACCCTAACAGCCTGCTGGAAGCAATCGAAGAGCGTTATCTTTGATATGTTAATGAATTGACCCATTGAGGTGAAGTTACCTATGGCTACTTGGTACGTTAATGAATCAATAGTGGAGTTAGTGTACTGCCAGTAGCCAGATGTCTGCCAGCCTGGCATGTCAGTTGTCCATGATGCGCAGAAGCTTGCACCGGCACCAGTATCCCATGGTTCTGGTGTAATTGACCAGCCCTCAGTGTAAACCTGCCAAGTCATACTGGCTGGGTTACTACCGTATACTGCAGGTATTGCTGTTGAACCTGGCCCAAGCTCAATATTAGTGGTGAAGCCTAGGCTCTGTAACTCACTGGCGAATGCCTCACCCATGGCATACCTGTATGGGTCATCATTCCTAATGAATAACGTAATGGTTACTGGCTTAGGTGTGGTAGAGTTTGGTGAAATATAGTACCACTTCCCACTAACGTAAAGTATCCTACCATGCCAAATTGGGTCAGTGGCATTAATCTTATTGAATAATGCAAATATTGACTGGTTAACGTAACTTGGGTTAAAGTGAATATTATACTTAACAATATCTGGGAATATTAACATGTAACTATCCATGCCGAACACTGACGGCCAGGCAAGCATTGGTGAGGCTAAACCATGGAAAACCTGACTAACAGCATAACTCCTATCCACAAGGTAATTCATAAGGAACCTAAACTGCCAATAAGCAAAGGGGTTAAACGTAGTATTACTTGGATATGGGTTAAACAGTAAATCATCAGCACCAGTTAAAGCAGGAGAAACCAAAACAACACCAGAAATAGTAGACAATTGAGAGAAAACATTAGGCGGAATAACGAAGGGATTCAAATACAAGTCAATTTCATCAGTCTGCAGATACTGAGGCACTTCACTTGGTGGCACTTCTAGTATTTGAACAGTCTGAGGCATTGGTGGTGGAGGAACAGTAGTAGTGGTTACTGTTGCTGTAGTGCTTGTAGTTGTTGTTGTTACTGCGGTTGCTGTTACTGTTGTTGCTGTGCTTGTTGTGGTGGTTACTGTTGTGGCTGTTGATGTTGTTACTGTTGATGTTACTGCTGTTGTGGTGGTTACTGTGGTTGCTGTTGAGGATACTACCGTGACTGTTTTAGTCGGTGGATGAGTAACATAATAACCCACCAAACCACCAGCCAAAGCAACCACAACAACAGCCACAACCACAGCAGCCAAAACACCCCTAGACACACCAACATTCCCATTTCCTATTGCCAGTGACATGAACTGATACTGAAGAACCACGGTTTAAAAGCTTTATTGCAATGTCTTATATACTGCCTTTTGAGTAAAGTTTTTAATTATTTGAACCTTGTGCCTTGAAGTGGTATTGCTGGAAGTTAGAGGACTCAGTGTAATCTACAGGACTCTCTTCGGTACTGTTAAGGCGCTTGATGATGTTTCCTTCACACTGGATAAGGGGGAATCCATTGCAGTGGTTGGGGAAAGCGGTTCAGGTAAGTCAACGCTGGCTTTAGCCATAAGTAGGCTGCTTCCACCAAACGCTAGGTACGTGAGCGGGGAGGTTTTGTTTGATGGTATTAACCTAGTTAAGCTTCCGCAAAGTAAACTGAGGATGATTAGGGGGACAGGCATATTTATGGTTTTTCAAGAACCAGCGAACAGCCTTAACCCAGTGTATAAGATAAGGGATCAGTTAATTGAGGCAGTTAGAGTTAGGATGATTAAGAGCGGGGAAGCATTTGATGAGGGTAAGGCACTTAAGGAGATAATTAGCACATTAAGGGATGTGAGGATACCTGACCCCGAAATCATAATTGATAGGTATCCTCACCAGTTGAGTGGTGGGCAGATACAGAGAGTTATGATAGCTATGGGGCTATTGATGAGGCCTAGGCTATACATAGCTGATGAACCAACCTCAGCACTAGACGTTACCGTGCAGGCTCAGATACTTAAGTTGCTTAAGGACTTAAAGAGTGAGTATAACTTGTCAATAATATTCATAACCCATGATCTAGCCGTTGCCTCGGTAATAGGGGATAGGATAATGGTAATGTATGCTGGGCAAATTGTTGAGGAGGGGAACATAGATGATGTGGTGACTAAACCATACCACCCATATACCCAGGGCTTATTAGGCAGTTTACCGAGGATCAGTAAGCATGAGGGTAAGTTACCGATAATAGGTGGATCAGTGCCCAGCTTAATTAATCCACCTAGTGGTTGTAGATTCCACCCAAGGTGCCCATATGCCACTGATACTTGCATTAAGGTTGTTCCACAGCTTAAGATTACTGATAATAGGAGAGTGAGGTGCCACCTCTATGCCTGAAGTGTTGATTAAGACTGAGGGGTTAACTAAGTGGTTTTTAGCTAAGAAGTATGGGTTATTGGAGAAGATTTTCAGAGAGAAGCCAGTATATGTTAGGGCTGTGGATAAAGTTGACATAATTGTGGAGAGGACTTTGACAACAGCCCTTGTTGGTGAGAGTGGTAGTGGTAAGACAACCCTCGGTAGGTTATTAACAACACTGGAAACACCTACGGCTGGTAAAATATTCTTTGATAGTATTGATGTTACTTCCCTTAAGGGCGGTGACTTGAAGAAGTTTAGGTCAAGGGTTCAAATGGTCTTCCAGGATCCATACTCAAGCCTAGATCCAAGGATGAAGATTAGAGACATTATTGCTGAACCCCTACTCGCTAGGGGGGTTAAGGGAAGGGAATTGAGGGAAAGGGTACTTAAGATCATGGAGGAAGTTGGGCTTGAGCAATCCCTTGCTGAAAGGAGACCAAGTGACCTTAGTGGTGGGCAGAGGCAGAGGGTGGCTGTTGCTAGGGCAGTGATAAGTAATCCTGAGTTCATTGTCCTTGATGAACCAACCTCTGCGCTTGACGTATCCACTCAATCGCAGGTACTTAACCTGTTGGCTGAGTTGCAGGAAAGGCATAAGTTAACTTACTTATTAATAACGCATAACATATCTGTGGCAAGATACCTCAGTGATAGGATAATGGTAATGTACATGGGTAAGATTGTGGAGTCCGGTGAAACATCAAGTGTATTAAAGGAGCCTCAACACCCCTATACTCAAGCCCTCATAGAATCAATACCAGATGTTGGGAAGAAGGATTTAAAGCCACCTACTGGTGAAGTAGGTAGCCTAATTAATCCACCTAGTGGTTGTAGATTCCACCCAAGGTGCCCATTCGCCATGGATATTTGCCGCAGGGAGGAGCCACCCATGATTGAGGTTAAGAAGGGCATATACGTGGCATGCTGGCTATATGCAAAGAGGTAGTATGATTCTAAGACCAGTTGTTACTAAGACATTGATTAAGGCTCTTATACCACTACTAATCATTTTACCATTATTGAATTTAAGTAGGTTAACTTCACTGCTTATTTTCACATCAATATACTGGATGATGATTGTGGTCTACGTATTATTTAAGCGTGCTCATTCTTATGAAATAACCAGCGACTATATTGAGTTTAAGGGACTAATGAACAGGGGGATGAGGGTTAAGTATTGGGATATTGAGGATGTATTCGTTTCACAGGGCCCATTGGCTAGGTTATTTAACTGCGGCTCAGTCATTATAGTGACCTCCAGTAGAAACTGGCAAGTGGTAGTAATTGGGAGTGGTTATGGTGTGAGGCTTTGGGATGTGAGGGAACCTTGGAGTGTGCAGAGACTTATTATTAGTAGGCTGAGGGAAATGGGTTATCATCAATAGTTTATCCTACCCACTAAAATATCCTGTAAACCATCACCAACCAGTGCGAAGCTAAGGGCAATTATCGTTATCACTAGGCCTGGGAATATTGAAGTCCACCAGTAAGCTGGTAATTCATTTAACCCAGCACTAACCATCTCACCCCATTCCGGCGTTGGTGGCTTAATGCCAATACCTAGGAAGCCTAAGGTGGCGTAGGTTAATATCACATTACCAAAGTCTAAGGTGGCGTAGGCGAGGACAGGATCTATTATGTTTGGGAAAACATGCCTCATCAGTATCCAAAAATCACCTAACCCAGATAACCTAGCTGAATCAATGAAGTACCTACTCTTTATTGAGAGTGTCTGAGCCCTAGATAACCTAGCGTATATCGGCCACCAAACTATTATTAAAGCCATCATTGATTGGAAGTACCCTGAACCTATAAGTATTGTTAATGCGAGTAACAGTATTAAGCCTGGTATTGATAAGAACGCATCCGTTATCCTACTAATAAGCTCATCAATCCACCCACCATAGTATCCAGCTAATATTCCTAGTAAGCCACCTATCACTATAGCTGATAAAACGGTTATTATGCTGACTGAAGCATCAATAGGTGCTGCGTAAAGTATCCTACTAAGTATGTCCTGACCCTCAGCGTTTGTGCCAAGTAGGTACTTGAAGGATGGTGGTTCATTACCAGCAGCTAGGTTAACTGCCATTGGGTTATGAGGCAGTAGGACCCAGCCTAGGCTTGGATGCCTAGTCACTGAACCAATTATCTGGAGTGACCCCTCAATGATGGACCATACTAGGAAGAGCGCAATTATGATTAAGCCTATTGCTGATAATGGATTCCTTAGAAGCACCCTCAGGGTTAATTTAGGGTTCTCAAAAACAGCAACGGACATGCCAATCACCCTACTCAAGCCTTATTCTTGGATCAATAACTGCGTAAAGTAAGTCAGCCACTAGGTTAGCCACCATTATTGATATACCCACTATGAACGTGAAGCCAAGTATTGTTGGGTAATCTAAGTTGAATAATGCCTGCGTGGTGAACCACCCCATGCCATGGTACTGAAATATATCCTCAATAACCACTGCGCCAGCTATTGAGGTGGCGAAGGCGAGCACTGCAATGGTTACTATGGGTATTAAAGCATTTCTCATCGCATGCTTATATATTATGCTCCTATCAGGTAAGCCCTTCATTATTGCTGTCCTTATGTAATCCTTATTAATGACGTCTATCATAGTGTTTCTCATTAACCTGGTTATTAATCCGAAGGAGACTAGAGCTAGGGAAGTGGCTGGTAGTATTAAATGCCTAATCATACTGACGAAGTATGGCCAATCATGTTCAATTGCTGCATCCAACAGTGGCCATCCAGTAATAGGCTTAGGTGGAGTGTATATTGGGTTAACTATACCTGTGGCTGGTAGTAAGCCAAGGTAGTAGGCAATCAGCAGCTGCAGTAGTATGGCTACTAGGAATGGGGGCATTGACCACGTAACCAAGTACGTTATCCTTATTGCATAATCAGTACTAGTATCCTTCTTGGCGCCAGCCACTGCACCAGTGAATATACCAATGATGAGAGCTACCACTGTACTGGATAGGACAAGTTGAAGAGTATAAGGTAAGTACATGGCCATTACCTCCAGGACAGGCTTCTTAAACATTGTATCAACGCCAAAATTACCTGTAAACACATCGGCTACATAGTTTATGAATTGTATGTAAAGTGGCTTATCAAGCCCATAAGCCTTAATAACCGCTTGAAGTGCCTGTTGCGTAACCCTGGCTCCAACCCATATCCTCGCTAATGCATACGGTGATGGTGCAAGCACGTGAATGAGCGTGAAAACTATGGCTATTAAAAGCAGTAACGTAATGAGCATGTTTATGATCCTCCTAGTAACATAAACTGCCATCGAAGACATAAACACCGTAAAGCCATGCTGTATTTAAGTTTTATTCATAGGTTACTATTACGTGGCATTACTAATGAACATAACATGGGCATTATCTTAATTACCAGGAGAGAGTAATAGCATTCTTAGCAATATTAAGGAGATCCCCTGGCTCTGCCACTATGATACCACTTATTATGTCCCCTTCCTTAACATTAAAACTCTCCATTGCTACTTTACACGCCATAATCCTAACATTCTTCCTCATGGCGTCAATTAACATATTTCTTACGCCTTCACTTAGCTTTTCAAATACACTCCTCTTAATAATCATTACTGAGTATAATGCAAGGTAAATGAAAACCTCATAACCTAGTGATGATGCAATTAACGCGATTCTTAGCATTGCTTGAAGCCTATCCTCTTCTGATGGAGATATTGTAGTGAAGAAAATAACCTTACCTTTATTCTCGCTCATTGCATTAACGTGCCATTACATTATATTTAACTCTTGTTTCACATTAACTCACTCCATTATCATGCATTAAGCTTAAGGTTTAATCTAGTGAAAAACCATGAGCGTTATTAATTTTAACTAATACTTAGCTCTATAATATTAATTCATAAGTCATGCCTATAATTCACTATGGTAATCTTAAATACTAGCACTTACTCTAGAATATTCACCCAGTTTTTAAGCTGCAAGTAATACACTTATGAATATATGTAAGATTACTGTGGCTAGTGGTAAGAAGCAAATTAAAGATTTAATTTATAGTCATGTGTAATACCTTGATGCACTTAAGGTAAGCCTATCATTCTTGCTACATTATAAATGATTGGTGGTTTCCAGTAAATTGCGTTACGTTCTCTTAAAATGCCTATTATCCATATGATGAAGAATGCTAATCCAGCTAAGTAGTATAATACCGTTACTAATATATGAATAGGCAATATTAGTATGGTTAAGAAAGATAATGCACCGAGTATTATATCTATGACTATTATTATGATTCCAAAGGCTATGCTTAAGTATGACCAATGCTTAACATAATCTGAGTTAGACCTCATTACTATGCCAATTATCCCACCAACTAATGGTATTATCCATGCTACTAAAGCCCAAGTATGCTCATCTCCACTTGGCTGCGACATATTAGATTAAATAAGAATAGTAATCCTTTATAAGTATTTCCAATGTTACTTGGTAGTAATAACAAAGTTTTTAAACTCATAAAAATCAATTACAGATGTCTAAAAATATAGAAACCACGGTCTGTCCTAGATGTGGTTATGCTAATAGGGAGGGGAAGGGAAAATGCCAAGTATGCTATTACGAGTTTGGTAGGAATGATCAATTGGAGGAGCAAGCTCTCTATAGCCTACCCCTTGTGCTCGATTTAAATGGTGAATGGGCAGGTAGGTTAATTATAACTAACGATAGATTCATACATTGGGGATTCAAGAGTTATCAAGCCACATCATCTATTACAAGCATACCTTTAAGTCAATTATTCTTAGCCGATGTGATTAAAGTTTTTAAAAGGAATAAGTTCTTTGCTGATCGCATTATCGGCCTAAAGAACGGCACTTATAAGGGTAAATTATTCTCCGTAAGTGATGCTGAGTTAAATAAGCCATTGAGGGAATTGATGCCTGAACTCCGTTCACTCTCGCTTAATGAGGAAGTAAGGGGTGGTTCCCCTGCACTTGCGAAGCACGTGAATGTGGTTTACTACTCTGACGTGAAGGTTGTGAAACTGTATGATGTACCAACTCCAAAAGGATGGTGGGGATCCCGCACAGGTGAATTAATAGGACTAGAGCTGCATAAGGGTGAGGGCCACTTCTCTCTCATAAATGGCTATATAATACCCTTTAACCTAAGCACAGAGGAGGTGGCTAGCATGTTGAGGAGGACTCCTTTAGCGTATTGTGAATTTAAGTTCGATAAAAATAAAGTATTGTAAAACTAAATATCGCTATTCTTTATTTAATCTAAAGGTTTAATGTACAATCTTAGTATAATCAAGTTCGTTTTTAAATAATTTAACTTATGAGGAATGTTACCTGGTGGCCCCGGCCGGGATTTGAACCCGGGTTACGGGCTCCACAGGCCCGCGTGTTGTACCAGGCTACACTACCGGGGCCTTTTACGCGCTGTACTCAGTTAACCTTAATTAGTTTTTTCCTTCATGAAGGGACTTAACTAACTCCCTAATGCGCGCTAAGTGCTGGTTTAAGGGTTAATTACCAACATGGCGCTGTAATTGGAGTTAATTAAGCTAATTAATCATTATAGGTTATCAGGAGTTAATTATCGTATTAACCCAGTTAAGTAATATTACTTAAGTGCATACGCCACTTTTATAGATTGCATCAACTATTAGGTTCAGTGGATTATTCTTAATAGCCCTAATCCAATAATCCTTATCCCCTGTTATTAAGGTCATTAAGTTAACTAAGTCAATAGGGTTCTTAACATCATTTATTGATTCCATACCAAGTGTTAGTATTGCCTTAGTTGAATAATCCATAATATCTAAGGCTACTCTGCTTAAATCCCCAATTAAACCCCTCCTGATGAATGGTAACGCAACTAACTCAACGTACTTACCTTCCTCCTCAATAATGGATAACTGCCTCCTACTGGGGTACTCTGGCCCAGGTAGTATTGTAACCACGTCAACATTATCGTTAGCTATATACTTATTCAATACATACCTATTATTACCCTCAATGAACACTATGGTGAACGGCGCCCTTCGCCTTAGGCCGCGGACCTTCCTAAGGACAAGTAAATCATCCCTCACTCCCTTAATCTTAGCTAGTGAAACCACTGCAATATAGTTAAGTCTCACTAGACTTCGTAAAACGTAATCATCACGGGTTGCTAGGTGCGTTTCTATGAACATTCATGATCACCAACTTTAAGGTGAATTATAAGCGTTTTCCCTAGTACCTAATCCAACGCTGAACTCAGTATACTGAACCACCTATAAGCTAGAGCGTTGATTATGCATGCTAGGGCTTTAATCCGTTACGAGGAAATCGCTTAATGTACTCGTATTACTGCTTAAATTATATTCAATCCTCTTCCCTCTTCTTAAATCCTTAATCATGTATATTGACCTTGGGTACCTCCTATAGCCAAGCTCCCTATAGTACTCCCTTACACCTACACCTGATATCACCGCAATCCTTAATGCGCCATACTCCTCAGCCACCTCCTCAGCCTTGGCCATTAAGGCTCTTCCGATTCCCCTATGTTGCCACCAAAGTTGATTAATGGGCCTGCTTCCTACTATGACTTGCGGACCATATACGTGAAGTTCCCTAACTAATGCTGTTCTTCCCCTTAATTCAGGCCTATGAGGATTACCAGGTATTCTAAGCCTTAACACCCCGTACAACGTATCTGAATCATCAATAACCTCTAGGTATACTTCATCACCCCCTGAAGCTTCATAGTTAATTCTATTAATCCTAAGCACGGTAGCTTTAGGTAATTCACCACTCTCAAGTATCCTGTGCCCAACTTCACGGCACCTTATTTCAAGGCACTTAAGCCCCATTTGCCTCATTCTGGCCCAAACCTCTTCCCTTAGGTTACCTATCCTTGGCCCATCAACAACCCAATGCAGTGGTATATCCCTACCAAACCTCATGACCCTAACCCACCTAGGCAC is a genomic window of Caldivirga sp. containing:
- a CDS encoding PH domain-containing protein gives rise to the protein MILRPVVTKTLIKALIPLLIILPLLNLSRLTSLLIFTSIYWMMIVVYVLFKRAHSYEITSDYIEFKGLMNRGMRVKYWDIEDVFVSQGPLARLFNCGSVIIVTSSRNWQVVVIGSGYGVRLWDVREPWSVQRLIISRLREMGYHQ
- a CDS encoding ABC transporter permease, with product MSSMAVYVTRRIINMLITLLLLIAIVFTLIHVLAPSPYALARIWVGARVTQQALQAVIKAYGLDKPLYIQFINYVADVFTGNFGVDTMFKKPVLEVMAMYLPYTLQLVLSSTVVALIIGIFTGAVAGAKKDTSTDYAIRITYLVTWSMPPFLVAILLQLLIAYYLGLLPATGIVNPIYTPPKPITGWPLLDAAIEHDWPYFVSMIRHLILPATSLALVSFGLITRLMRNTMIDVINKDYIRTAIMKGLPDRSIIYKHAMRNALIPIVTIAVLAFATSIAGAVVIEDIFQYHGMGWFTTQALFNLDYPTILGFTFIVGISIMVANLVADLLYAVIDPRIRLE
- a CDS encoding ABC transporter permease: MGLLRALTIRLINLVIVLLVVLIVIAAVLSGPASQILKSNIEREASEQVAALMLHHPMTPAQADQLRQKLISQLETAYGLNQPVFLRVFFILYNILSFNWGFSYFPNSYGVPSGRVVSIIMSALPGTVILDTLGIMLSAVIGIWLGLRAALKYGTLYDRAVTYYGAVDNGIPQWWVGILMILVFAVDLRLMHSPITFPYGGIVSSQYYNMWLYNPFKALVTPSILIDLLYHMVLPMVTVLVVNVGGWAYFARSIVLNIAREDYVFFAKVKGLPQGHIVNRYIMRPAMPQILTSIFITIPFVLFGGFLLTEAVFHWWGLGYVLNIAIVGVPSPDMPVILAVTYMSTLLYIILVFILEILYYVLDPRIRESAGG
- a CDS encoding ABC transporter ATP-binding protein; the encoded protein is MVLLEVRGLSVIYRTLFGTVKALDDVSFTLDKGESIAVVGESGSGKSTLALAISRLLPPNARYVSGEVLFDGINLVKLPQSKLRMIRGTGIFMVFQEPANSLNPVYKIRDQLIEAVRVRMIKSGEAFDEGKALKEIISTLRDVRIPDPEIIIDRYPHQLSGGQIQRVMIAMGLLMRPRLYIADEPTSALDVTVQAQILKLLKDLKSEYNLSIIFITHDLAVASVIGDRIMVMYAGQIVEEGNIDDVVTKPYHPYTQGLLGSLPRISKHEGKLPIIGGSVPSLINPPSGCRFHPRCPYATDTCIKVVPQLKITDNRRVRCHLYA
- a CDS encoding ABC transporter substrate-binding protein: MSLAIGNGNVGVSRGVLAAVVVAVVVVALAGGLVGYYVTHPPTKTVTVVSSTATTVTTTTAVTSTVTTSTATTVTTTTSTATTVTATAVTTTTTSTTATVTTTTVPPPPMPQTVQILEVPPSEVPQYLQTDEIDLYLNPFVIPPNVFSQLSTISGVVLVSPALTGADDLLFNPYPSNTTFNPFAYWQFRFLMNYLVDRSYAVSQVFHGLASPMLAWPSVFGMDSYMLIFPDIVKYNIHFNPSYVNQSIFALFNKINATDPIWHGRILYVSGKWYYISPNSTTPKPVTITLFIRNDDPYRYAMGEAFASELQSLGFTTNIELGPGSTAIPAVYGSNPASMTWQVYTEGWSITPEPWDTGAGASFCASWTTDMPGWQTSGYWQYTNSTIDSLTYQVAIGNFTSMGQFINISKITLFDCFQQAVRVWQVANRFPYPALSSVQNYMPSVFGLEWPLGVKFAYSTLHPDTLKVGMRHVTVQDWNTYNWYIQVWVYDVDVIQGWIGDPFYYYNPFNGLPMPLRGSWSVEMSPNGSAVFPVPANAVVWNATLRKWVNVGSGHYAKDVVRFYFNGTWLGQYWQDGQPISMADVIFYYYTWFDLYATTTTGAPDLGPNQAAASDIGSALSSEIPAIAGLQFFPNGTVVVYGNYWFPIPAFVASFYAPGFPTFANPWPIQAVQLYAYAQGKYAFSTGESESLKIPQLDLRSPSVNAYLAGVLENWTKTGYIWDNGSWAIINGYNFLGPNATATAIKAYEDALNFYNTYGNLFISNGPYILKNIVTVSPQSATLVKWSGYPYNYTYWFNQIYAKLGVTTMPPGGNLVPSVILVTPSNMTVGQPATFTITTYDPAGIPEAYVYLVSPSGVVVFSGEYNGTVSGTAGTITFTIPASVTSTLTPGTYSLWVLYYTSIVAIPAQYQTTIIVSS
- a CDS encoding DsrE family protein yields the protein MSENKGKVIFFTTISPSEEDRLQAMLRIALIASSLGYEVFIYLALYSVMIIKRSVFEKLSEGVRNMLIDAMRKNVRIMACKVAMESFNVKEGDIISGIIVAEPGDLLNIAKNAITLSW
- a CDS encoding ABC transporter ATP-binding protein, with translation MPEVLIKTEGLTKWFLAKKYGLLEKIFREKPVYVRAVDKVDIIVERTLTTALVGESGSGKTTLGRLLTTLETPTAGKIFFDSIDVTSLKGGDLKKFRSRVQMVFQDPYSSLDPRMKIRDIIAEPLLARGVKGRELRERVLKIMEEVGLEQSLAERRPSDLSGGQRQRVAVARAVISNPEFIVLDEPTSALDVSTQSQVLNLLAELQERHKLTYLLITHNISVARYLSDRIMVMYMGKIVESGETSSVLKEPQHPYTQALIESIPDVGKKDLKPPTGEVGSLINPPSGCRFHPRCPFAMDICRREEPPMIEVKKGIYVACWLYAKR
- a CDS encoding ABC transporter permease; amino-acid sequence: MSVAVFENPKLTLRVLLRNPLSAIGLIIIALFLVWSIIEGSLQIIGSVTRHPSLGWVLLPHNPMAVNLAAGNEPPSFKYLLGTNAEGQDILSRILYAAPIDASVSIITVLSAIVIGGLLGILAGYYGGWIDELISRITDAFLSIPGLILLLALTILIGSGYFQSMMALIIVWWPIYARLSRAQTLSIKSRYFIDSARLSGLGDFWILMRHVFPNIIDPVLAYATLDFGNVILTYATLGFLGIGIKPPTPEWGEMVSAGLNELPAYWWTSIFPGLVITIIALSFALVGDGLQDILVGRINY